The segment TTCGAAGTCGCTCCCGTCCCGCTACCAGGCGGACCAGGCAGTGGTCTTCTCGTCCCAGGCGTACACGCGCTTGACGTCCTTCGCGAGGACGGTGTCGCCCTCGTGGTCCCGCTTCTTGAAGTCGTGGCTGACGGCGTCCTCGCGGACGGCGATGTTCTTGATCGTGAACTCGTCGTCGCCGAAGCTCTCGGTGTCGCCGACGATGAACTCGAAGTCGCCGGGGACGTACACCTTGATCGAGCGCGTCTCGTCGTTCGAGCCGTCGCGCGGGTTCGCGGTGACGTTCACGGGGACGTTGTCGACCTCGCGCGTCCAGATGGTCTGGACGTCCTCGGCGGTCGCCTGCTGGCGGCGCTTCTGCTGGTCGAGTTCGAGGCTCGTGATGCGCACCGTCATCAGGGCCTCGGGCGTGTCGAGGACGAACTCTTCGCCGACGGCGAGGGTCTCCTCGGCGGGGACCTCGGCGCTGGCGCTGAAGGACTCGCCGTCCTGACTGACGACGACGTCGGTGTCGACGGTGCGTTCCTCCTCGATGCGTGTCTTGTGCGTGTGGTCGCACTCGGTGCACTTGACGGTGTACTGCGCGCCCGTCGCCGTGAGGACCTCGTGAACCGTCTCCATGGACGGGGAGCACGAGGGACAGGGGAGGGCGACGCGCTCGGCGGTCTCGCTCATACCACGAATGGGGCGTCCAGGCACTAAAGCCGTCCGAGTTACGGCCACCGCGTGGGCGCGTGGCAGGCCACGTCGGGTTCCCGGGGGGCGAACGCTTTTTGCACCCGGCCGGGCAACGGCCGGGTATGACAGAGAACCCGCCGCCGGCGGCGGACGACGACGAGGCGACTGGCGAGGTGGAGTCGGTCGACGACGAGACGACTGGCG is part of the Halorubellus sp. JP-L1 genome and harbors:
- a CDS encoding HVO_0476 family zinc finger protein — protein: MSETAERVALPCPSCSPSMETVHEVLTATGAQYTVKCTECDHTHKTRIEEERTVDTDVVVSQDGESFSASAEVPAEETLAVGEEFVLDTPEALMTVRITSLELDQQKRRQQATAEDVQTIWTREVDNVPVNVTANPRDGSNDETRSIKVYVPGDFEFIVGDTESFGDDEFTIKNIAVREDAVSHDFKKRDHEGDTVLAKDVKRVYAWDEKTTAWSAW